A window of the Theileria parva strain Muguga chromosome 2, complete sequence, whole genome shotgun sequence genome harbors these coding sequences:
- a CDS encoding FHA domain protein — protein sequence MCNSKEGSNSVNTEGDQHENKDTTGNSDEWRLLENELPMSYNKIGDDFKSNLIYKPPRWSSSSTDRKILDISIEIISDGVLLEIVNLGSRSHYILGSSDDCDFVYKSPYVSRKHCVLHYTRSNSLVIYDLNSKYGTTLNHMKLIPEKYYQLSPGDQIRVGPPGLSDRSYIIMGHSILSGIEDVPKEDLEMIKKKKLSDVDKAKLMKKIEKDLEKELKRELKMHNDDGSYYDTNLFLDEYDEYLDENPETQKRKQPVLNKSDILLAILRLQKSEIQVLNKWYKVLKDATPDRSRLPTQPASEIDIELEKVKKKQLKEDKAKFQKVLDKVRDNLDHNFKLLRVASY from the coding sequence atgtgtaattcCAAAGAAGGCTCTAACTCTGTTAATACTGAGGGTGATCAGCATGAGAACAAGGACACTACAGGTAACTCAGATGAGTGGAGACTTCTTGAAAATGAATTGCCAATGagttataataaaataggGGATGATTTTAAGtcaaatttgatttataaACCTCCCAGATGGTCATCCAGCTCAACAGACCGTAAGATTCTTGATATTTCTATTGAAATAATCTCAGATGGAGTTCTTTTAGAAATAGTTAACCTTGGTTCAAGGTCTCATTACATTCTTGGATCATCAGATGACTGTGATTTTGTGTATAAAAGTCCCTACGTATCAAGGAAACACTGTGTACTTCATTACACAAGAAGTAACAGTCTTGTAATTTACGATCTAAACTCAAAATATGGAACAACTCTGAACCATATGAAACTTATACCCGAGAAATACTATCAATTATCACCAGGAGATCAAATTAGAGTAGGGCCACCTGGTCTTAGCGACAGATCGTACATTATTATGGGACACTCAATACTCTCGGGAATCGAAGATGTTCCAAAAGAAGACTTAgaaatgattaaaaaaaaGAAGCTTAGTGACGTTGATAAGGCGAAGTTAATGAAAAAGATTGAAAAGGATCTGGAAAAGGAGCTGAAAAGGGAGCTGAAAATGCATAATGATGACGGATCCTACTACGACACCAACCTCTTCCTGGATGAATATGACGAATATTTGGACGAGAATCCGGAAACACAGAAAAGGAAACAGCCTGTATTAAACAAATCAGATATTTTGCTAGCAATTTTAAGGCTCCAAAAGAGTGAAATACAAGTTTTAAATAAGTGGTACAAAGTACTTAAGGACGCAACTCCCGACAGGTCTCGACTACCTACACAACCGGCTTCTGAAATAGATATTGAGCTTGAGAAGGTTAAAAAGAAACAATTAAAAGAGGATAAGGCAAAATTTCAAAAGGTCCTGGATAAAGTCAGAGATAATTTAGATCACAATTTCAAATTGTTGCGTGTCGCATCGTACTAA